In Quercus lobata isolate SW786 chromosome 12, ValleyOak3.0 Primary Assembly, whole genome shotgun sequence, a genomic segment contains:
- the LOC115971585 gene encoding uncharacterized protein LOC115971585 gives MSKGKEKVSTSKQFRWLPPMHEMMLRILADEAAKGNKPSSTFRAGSFALVAKEITAQFGVECHPSYVDNRMRTLRTMWSTIQMLRKKSGFGWDDNLKMITCDAKTYQEEVMAHRKHADFLNKKVDMYDELTIVVGKDTATGGFSKSYVDIENEPDNGDSAEFVADNVEEGVVEKGKNAVESSTTGSGISKSRKRGSAASNADDSVLTDLSDQLKEIAVALKEINRGLVDYTALYNEVMTMMVDGYSEDMLATAFNHLCENEKTASGFLAKNARLRKLWLDGYLFSQI, from the exons ATGTCAAAGGGCAAAGAGAAAGTTAGCACCAGCAAGCAATTTAGGTGGCTGCCACCCATGCATGAAATGATGCTTAGGATACTTGCAGACGAGGCTGCAAAGGGCAATAAGCCCTCTAGTACTTTCAGGGCCGGCTCCTTTGCTCTTGTAGCGAAGGAGATAACGGCCCAATTCGGGGTTGAATGCCACCCGTCCTATGTTGACAACCGGATGCGAACTCTAAGAACCATGTGGTCCACTATTCAGATGCTTAGAAAGAAGAGTGGATTTGGTTGGGATGATAATCTAAAAATGATTACTTGCGACGCTAAGACATACCAGGAAGAAGTCATG GCGCATCGAAAGCATGCGGACTTTCTAAACAAAAAAGTTGACATGTATGATGAATTAACGATTGTTGTAGGGAAGGACACAGCCACGGGTGGCTTTTCTAAGTCCTATGTGGATATTGAGAATGAGCCTGACAATGGGGATAGTGCGGAGTTTGTTGCAGACAATGTGGAAGAAGGTGTGGTTGAGAAAGGAAAGAATGCAGTTGAGTCATCCACCACTGGGTCGGGAATTTCCAAGTCTCGCAAAAGAGGGAGTGCAGCTTCTAATGCTGATGATAGTGTGCTGACTGATCTGTCTGATCAGTTGAAGGAAATAGCTGTCGCTCTGAAAGAAATCAATCGGGGCTTGGTGGATTACACAGCTTTGTACAATGAGGTAATGACTATGATGGTGGATGGATATAGCGAAGATATGCTCGCAACTGCCTTCAACCATCTTTGTGAAAATGAGAAGACGGCAAGTGGATTTTTAGCCAAGAATGCTAGGTTGAGGAAGCTGTGGCTAGATGGTTATTTGTTCTCACAAATatga
- the LOC115971586 gene encoding ATP-dependent DNA helicase PIF1-like, with translation MRAQLDPTFSDYLLRVGNGTEQIVTDDTINLPITMILPYIDDMNSLNALIDAIFLNINDYPRNLHLMINRAILTPKNDCVGEINNLLIKKFLGEVTRYYSFDKTIDRTEQGLQEDFLNSLTLNGLPPHELMLKPNCPIILLRNIDPSQGLCNGTRLICRQFKPNVIDAEIVVGHYRGKRVFLPRIPFLPLQNEKQPFPFKRTEFPIRLSFAMTINKAQGQTLDYVGIYLPQPVFSHGQLYVALSRAKTANFVKVLVRPTSIDDSNDTCTKNIVYRELLALVN, from the coding sequence ATGAGAGCACAATTAGATCCTACCTTTTCAGATTACTTGTTACGAGTAGGAAATGGAACAGAACAAATAGTTACTGATGATACAATAAATCTCCCAATTACCATGATTTTACCATACATAGATGACATGAATTCTTTAAATGCTTTGATAGAtgctatatttttaaatataaatgattATCCAAGAAATTTACATCTTATGATTAATAGAGCTATTTTAACACCTAAAAATGATTGTGTTGGTGAGATAAATAACTTGCTTATAAAAAAGTTTCTGGGTGAGGTTACCCGATATTATAGCTTTGATAAGACCATAGATAGAACTGAACAAGGTCTACAAGAAGACTTCTTAAATAGTTTAACACTAAATGGACTCCCTCCACATGAATTAATGCTTAAACCAAATTGCCCTATCATATTGCTTAGAAACATTGATCCCTCTCAAGGATTATGCAATGGAACACGATTGATTTGTCGTCAATTTAAACCAAATGTAATTGATGCAGAAATTGTTGTAGGTCATTATCGTGGTAAAAGAGTTTTTCTGCCAAGGATTCCATTTTTGCCTCTCCAAAATGAAAAGCAACCATTTCCATTCAAAAGAACCGAATTTCCCATTAGACTAAGTTTTGCTATGACAATAAATAAAGCCCAGGGACAAACGCTAGATTATGTGGGAATATATTTACCTCAACCAGTTTTCTCTCATGGACAACTCTATGTAGCATTATCTAGAGCAAAAACTGCAAATTTTGTTAAAGTTCTTGTTCGACCAACTTCTATTGATGATTCTAATGACACTTGCACAAAGAACATTGTTTATAGAGAATTATTAGCACTAGtaaattga
- the LOC115971587 gene encoding uncharacterized protein LOC115971587, which produces MHCQAKRFYHELKGFCCSDGKICLVSNGVPDDLYSLFTSNSEESIEFLKYIRTYNSTFACTSFGVKYDQNFCKRNKGIYTFRVQGQVYHYINDLLPLDDHPSYLQLYFYDTKHEVQNRLYNSNRLKPSILIQIIDILKVNPYCAFFRSLKNIPTLKDLCIHIRSDAALDQCVYNTPSASQVAAIWVKDDSSRDYSSRDIIVYSHSGSSHRVQYYFGCYDPLQYPLLFPYGDTGWHQGIRRVEKGKKYLPSEVEVLINPCESSFATELINKEMKGEPRDMRKRYIDAMALVQRFGKPDIFLTMTCNPNWEEIKQELRLGEEAQNRPDLIARVFRAKLEELRIELFKKQKIIAPETFDDIVSAELPNKDKNPHLYSVVVKHMMHSPYGALNPENICMKKTGRCKNHYPRDFCEQTTVGNDSFPKYRRQDDGASIKVKGKDLDNRWVVPYNAYLLAKFDCHINVEICSTIKAVKYLYKYIYKGHDRVAFYVTPEDNSQDIDEIERFQSAR; this is translated from the exons ATGCATTGTCAAGCAAAAAGGTTCTATCATGAGCTTAAAGGATTTTGCTGTTCTGATGGAAAGATTTGCTTGGTCTCCAATGGTGTTCCTGATGATCTCTATAGCCTGTTCACTTCTAATTCAGAAGAATCAATAGAGTTTCTCAAATATATTCGTACTTACAATAGCACATTTGCATGCACATCCTTTGGTGTCAAATATgaccaaaatttttgtaaaagaaacaaGGGCATATACACATTTAGGGTTCAAGGCCAAGTGTACCATTATATAAATGACTTACTGCCATTAGATGATcatccttcatacttgcaatTGTATTTCTATGATACTAAACATGAAGTACAAAACAGGCTATATAATTCAAATCGATTAAAGCCATCCATTTTGATCCAAATAATAGATATATTAAAAGTAAATCCATATTGTGCATTCTTTCGTTCTCTTAAGAATATACCAACTTTGAAAGATCTCTGTATTCATATAAGATCAGATGCTGCATTAGACCAATGTGTCTATAATACTCCTTCAGCTTCACAAGTAGCTGCAATATGGGTCAAAGATGATAGTTCAAGAGACTATAGTAGTCGGGACATTATTGTTTATAGTCATTCTGGGAGTAGTCATAGGGTACAATACTACTTTGGTTGTTATGATCCTTTACAATATCCTTTGTTATTCCCTTATGGAGATACTGGTTGGCATCAAGGAATACGAAGAGTTGAAAAGGGAAAGAAATATTTGCCTTCTGAAGTTGAAGTACTAATTAATCCATGTGAATCAAGCTTTGCCACAGAACTAATTAACAAGGAAATGAAAG GTGAACCAAGGGATATGCGAAAGAGGTACATAGATGCAATGGCATTGGTGCAGCGCTTTGGAAAACCAGATATTTTTCTCACTATGACATGCAACCCAAATTGGGAAGAAATTAAACAAGAATTACGATTAGGAGAAGAAGCACAAAATCGACCTGATTTGATTGCCCGAGTCTTTAGAGCAAAATTAGAGGAGCTGAGAATTGAATTATTTAAGAAACAA AAAATTATTGCACCCGAAACATTTGATGATATTGTATCAGCAGAACTTccaaacaaagataaaaaccCACACCTATATTCAGTTGTTGTGAAGCACATGATGCACAGTCCTTATGGTGCTCTTAATCCGGAGAACATATGTATGAAAAAAACTGGTCGATGCAAGAACCATTATCCGAGAGATTTTTGTGAGCAAACTACTGTAGGCAATGATTCATTCCCCAAATATAGACGCCAGGATGATGGTGCAAGCATTAAGGTCAAGGGAAAAGATTTAGATAACCGTTGGGTTGTACCATATAATGCTTACCtgcttgcaaaatttgattGCCATATAAATGTAGAGATATGTTCAACAATCAAAGCGGTTAAATATCtatacaaatacatatataaggGGCATGATCGTGTTGCTTTCTATGTTACTCCAGAAGATAATTCACAAGATATAGATGAAATTGAAAGATTTCAATCAGCACGTTGA